The following coding sequences lie in one Chelatococcus sp. YT9 genomic window:
- a CDS encoding ABC transporter ATP-binding protein produces the protein MSLAVTDLHADIAAKPILQGLSLRIAPGEVVALIGSPGCGKSTLMRAIFGRHPVISGRVEYEGKSTLERSPAEQIRAGIAYVQQGGKVFRSLSVTENLALAAMMLPGTEASGRIGELYTLFPRLAERRGQAAGSLSGGERQMLALSMGMMTRPSLILLDEPSTGLSPLMTERILGEVRSAAKSSGAAVLVVEQNVRNAVSIGDRVLVMSRGIIAHDHAVSPDADLAELLEAYSFTSTARNT, from the coding sequence ATGAGCCTTGCCGTCACCGATCTGCACGCAGATATCGCTGCTAAGCCGATCCTGCAGGGCCTGTCGCTCCGAATCGCGCCGGGCGAAGTGGTCGCGCTGATCGGCAGTCCCGGCTGCGGCAAGAGCACGCTGATGCGTGCGATCTTCGGCCGCCATCCGGTGATATCGGGCCGCGTGGAGTATGAGGGCAAGAGCACGCTGGAGCGCAGCCCGGCCGAGCAGATCAGGGCGGGCATCGCCTATGTGCAGCAGGGCGGCAAGGTCTTTCGCAGCTTGAGCGTTACGGAGAACCTCGCGCTCGCCGCCATGATGCTGCCGGGAACGGAGGCTTCGGGTCGGATCGGTGAGCTTTACACGCTTTTCCCGCGTCTGGCGGAGCGACGTGGCCAAGCGGCCGGCTCGCTGAGCGGCGGCGAGCGCCAGATGCTCGCGCTGTCGATGGGAATGATGACCCGGCCGAGCCTCATCCTGCTCGACGAGCCCTCGACCGGGCTCTCGCCGCTGATGACCGAGCGCATTCTGGGCGAGGTCAGATCTGCGGCGAAATCGTCCGGCGCCGCCGTGTTGGTGGTGGAGCAGAATGTCCGCAATGCCGTCTCGATTGGCGACCGCGTGCTGGTGATGAGCCGCGGCATCATCGCCCATGACCACGCCGTCTCCCCAGACGCCGACCTTGCGGAGCTGCTTGAGGCCTATTCCTTTACGTCGACCGCCCGCAACACCTGA
- a CDS encoding branched-chain amino acid ABC transporter permease, with protein MDYLFAVLTFFAIYAVLATSLNIVVGHAGLLSIGHAALFCVGAYVSALASLRLGLAVPLGAVLAIVVTAIVGGLVTVPLLRLSGDYFILGSLGIQIIVVDIIRNLDVITEGPRGLASIPRPSLGGLAVESNLSFAIVYGVVAVIACLLARYLMRSPYGRVLEATRDDEDAASALGRNVVWTRLRAFILSAALAGLAGSMYAHFVSFIDPTSFGFSESIYILSMVVIGGMGTARGPLLGAALLLTAPEIMRFVGASTGSDAYIRQLLYAVLLIAFAYFRPQGIGGKRLA; from the coding sequence ATGGATTATCTGTTCGCCGTCCTCACCTTCTTCGCCATTTATGCGGTGCTCGCCACGTCGCTCAACATCGTGGTCGGCCACGCCGGTCTTCTGTCGATTGGCCATGCGGCGCTGTTTTGCGTCGGGGCTTACGTCTCGGCGCTGGCGAGCCTGCGCCTCGGCCTGGCAGTGCCGCTGGGGGCCGTGCTGGCGATCGTTGTCACGGCGATCGTCGGCGGGCTGGTCACGGTGCCGCTCCTCAGGCTCAGTGGTGACTATTTCATCCTCGGGTCGCTCGGCATCCAGATCATTGTGGTCGACATCATCCGCAATCTCGATGTCATCACCGAGGGTCCCCGGGGTTTGGCCAGTATTCCACGGCCCTCGCTCGGCGGACTTGCGGTCGAGAGCAATCTCTCCTTCGCGATCGTCTATGGCGTAGTGGCAGTCATTGCCTGCCTGCTGGCGCGCTATTTGATGCGCAGCCCCTATGGACGCGTGCTCGAGGCAACGCGCGATGACGAGGACGCTGCTTCCGCTCTCGGCAGGAATGTTGTCTGGACGCGGCTGCGGGCCTTCATTCTCTCAGCGGCGTTGGCCGGGCTGGCGGGCTCGATGTACGCGCATTTCGTCTCCTTCATCGACCCTACCAGCTTCGGTTTTTCCGAATCCATTTATATCCTGTCGATGGTCGTGATCGGCGGTATGGGCACGGCCCGCGGGCCCCTCCTGGGTGCGGCGCTGCTCCTGACCGCCCCCGAGATCATGCGCTTCGTCGGCGCCTCGACCGGTTCCGACGCCTACATCCGGCAGCTGCTTTATGCCGTGCTGCTGATCGCCTTCGCCTATTTCCGGCCGCAAGGCATCGGCGGAAAGAGGCTCGCATGA
- a CDS encoding ABC transporter permease, which yields MADAITPVQTGAKARFRLPRVTWFKLTPSAVIGLTGLTFILGLAVLGPFLWPIDPLAISRDSFMPPSLAHPMGTDDLGRDILARAIQGARISLVIGMMGACVAALTGTLVGAVAGYAGGMVDELLMRMTEIFQVVPRFLLAIIVMALYGASQTSIVLVIGFLAWPGTARVVRAQFMILRGEEFVLAARMSGASRSRVVLRHILPNVAPYLIVSVFLQMGAAILVESFLSFIGLGDPSSPSWGLLLQQYQLYLQSAWWMTTFPGLLLAITIFSLNLLGDSFSTARHSGTRR from the coding sequence ATGGCGGACGCCATCACCCCCGTTCAGACAGGTGCCAAGGCCCGCTTCCGCCTGCCGCGCGTGACCTGGTTCAAGCTGACGCCTTCTGCTGTGATCGGCTTGACCGGGCTCACCTTCATCCTTGGACTAGCGGTGCTCGGACCCTTTCTGTGGCCGATCGATCCGCTGGCGATAAGCCGCGACAGCTTCATGCCGCCGAGCCTTGCTCATCCGATGGGAACGGATGATCTTGGCCGCGACATCCTCGCCCGCGCCATTCAGGGCGCACGCATTTCACTCGTAATCGGCATGATGGGCGCCTGCGTCGCCGCGTTAACAGGAACGCTGGTCGGAGCCGTCGCAGGCTATGCCGGCGGCATGGTCGACGAGCTCCTGATGCGCATGACCGAGATCTTCCAGGTCGTGCCGCGCTTTCTGCTCGCCATCATCGTCATGGCACTCTACGGCGCCAGCCAGACGAGCATCGTGCTGGTGATCGGCTTCCTGGCCTGGCCTGGCACGGCGCGCGTGGTGCGCGCCCAGTTCATGATCCTGCGCGGCGAGGAATTCGTGCTGGCTGCACGCATGAGCGGGGCGAGCCGCAGCCGCGTCGTCCTGCGCCACATCCTGCCCAATGTCGCGCCTTACCTCATCGTCTCGGTCTTCCTCCAGATGGGCGCGGCGATCTTGGTGGAATCCTTCCTGAGCTTCATAGGCCTCGGCGATCCGTCGTCGCCGAGCTGGGGGCTGCTCCTCCAGCAATACCAGCTCTATCTGCAGTCGGCCTGGTGGATGACCACTTTCCCGGGCCTGCTTCTCGCGATCACCATCTTCAGCCTCAATCTCTTGGGCGACAGTTTCAGCACCGCACGTCATAGCGGCACCCGGCGATAA
- a CDS encoding ABC transporter substrate-binding protein, with protein sequence MAEYNWSALAMDRRRFVTGTLTASATLMAPRFADAQQPTTLVGVLEEDPPGFNSAITSTISTFATSSPVHQGLTLIMADGTIEPLLAKSWEISPDGLTYTFHLRDDVMWHDGHPFTSADVKFSIENANGKLHPWGKVAYKPLKAIETPDDHTVIYRLSAPSASLMSATDRAVGAIIPKHLWEGKNIATDPLNQKPVGTGPYKLVAYERGKEVRYERNPNYFIKGAPLVDQLIFRIMPDPATRISALQQGEVDMIYWNALPQSEVARLSRLPNLQITKSPNRGAAYQAVYNLKNQYLGNKDVRKAFAHAIDRKFIRESVDGGLTSSEQLGPVSPASPLYNKALKDYAFDPALANKLLDQAGFPRGADGNRFTIEIAWPSFNVAAGKIADIIKQNLAAVGVGVKLFSADRAAMIQRCYVGGQFDIAIEAHAIGPDPDIGTERFYNSRNIQPLPYVNNSSYVNAEVDKLFDEQRSLIDLDKRKVVYDKIQEIIWDDLPIMALYQVVFNNVSRKQYAVDIFEDNGNGTWESFDRAKIVGVHTKA encoded by the coding sequence ATGGCCGAATACAACTGGAGTGCGCTCGCAATGGACCGCCGCCGCTTCGTAACCGGAACGCTCACGGCATCGGCCACGCTGATGGCGCCACGGTTCGCCGACGCACAACAGCCGACCACATTGGTGGGCGTGCTTGAGGAGGATCCGCCCGGGTTCAACTCTGCCATTACCAGCACGATCTCGACCTTCGCGACCAGCTCACCCGTCCATCAGGGCCTGACGCTGATCATGGCGGACGGCACGATCGAGCCGCTGCTCGCCAAAAGCTGGGAGATCTCGCCCGATGGCCTCACTTACACGTTTCATCTGCGCGACGACGTGATGTGGCATGACGGACATCCCTTCACCTCGGCCGATGTCAAGTTCTCGATCGAGAATGCCAATGGCAAGCTGCATCCCTGGGGCAAGGTCGCCTACAAGCCGCTGAAGGCGATTGAGACGCCGGATGACCACACCGTGATCTACCGCTTGAGCGCGCCATCGGCCTCGCTGATGTCGGCGACCGACCGCGCCGTCGGCGCCATCATCCCGAAGCATCTGTGGGAGGGCAAGAATATTGCCACCGACCCTCTCAACCAGAAGCCGGTCGGTACCGGCCCCTATAAGCTGGTCGCTTACGAGCGCGGCAAGGAAGTGCGCTATGAGCGCAATCCCAACTACTTCATCAAGGGCGCGCCACTGGTCGATCAGCTGATCTTTCGCATCATGCCTGACCCCGCGACACGCATTTCCGCGCTCCAGCAAGGCGAGGTCGACATGATCTACTGGAACGCGCTGCCGCAGTCGGAAGTCGCGCGTCTATCCAGGCTGCCAAACCTGCAGATCACTAAGTCGCCGAACCGCGGCGCCGCCTATCAGGCAGTGTACAACCTGAAGAACCAGTATCTGGGCAACAAGGACGTCCGGAAGGCCTTCGCCCACGCGATCGACCGCAAGTTCATCCGCGAGAGTGTCGATGGCGGCTTGACCTCGTCGGAGCAGCTCGGCCCCGTCTCGCCGGCCTCGCCGCTCTACAACAAGGCGCTGAAGGACTACGCGTTCGATCCAGCGCTCGCCAATAAGCTCCTCGATCAGGCTGGCTTCCCCAGAGGGGCAGACGGCAACCGCTTCACCATCGAGATCGCATGGCCCTCCTTCAACGTCGCAGCCGGCAAGATCGCGGACATCATCAAGCAGAATCTCGCCGCCGTCGGTGTCGGCGTGAAGCTATTCTCCGCCGACCGCGCCGCGATGATCCAGCGGTGCTACGTCGGCGGCCAGTTCGACATAGCGATCGAGGCCCATGCCATCGGGCCGGACCCGGACATCGGCACGGAGCGCTTTTACAATTCGCGCAACATCCAGCCACTGCCCTACGTCAACAATTCGAGCTACGTCAATGCCGAGGTCGATAAACTGTTCGACGAGCAGCGCTCGCTCATCGATCTCGACAAACGCAAGGTCGTCTACGACAAGATTCAGGAGATTATCTGGGACGATCTGCCAATAATGGCGCTTTACCAGGTCGTTTTCAACAACGTATCGCGTAAGCAGTATGCCGTCGACATCTTCGAGGATAATGGCAACGGTACCTGGGAATCCTTCGATCGCGCGAAGATTGTGGGCGTCCACACCAAAGCTTGA
- a CDS encoding carbon monoxide dehydrogenase subunit G: MNMSGSNEISAPREAVWTALFNPEVLKACIQGCEALEQVSDNEYTATVTIKIGPVKARFQGKVSIADATAGEQCRLVGEGSGGIAGFAKGSALVKLRDAPGGTVIDYEVESQIGGKLAQLGARMINSAAVRMASDFFTKFADVAETASAASR; the protein is encoded by the coding sequence ATGAACATGTCCGGCAGCAACGAGATCAGCGCGCCGCGCGAGGCGGTATGGACGGCGCTGTTCAACCCTGAGGTGCTGAAGGCGTGCATCCAAGGCTGTGAGGCGCTGGAACAGGTGTCCGACAATGAATATACCGCGACCGTCACCATCAAGATCGGCCCGGTCAAGGCGCGGTTCCAGGGCAAGGTCAGCATCGCGGACGCCACTGCCGGCGAGCAGTGCCGGCTGGTCGGCGAAGGCTCGGGCGGCATCGCCGGCTTCGCCAAGGGTTCCGCGCTGGTCAAGCTCCGAGACGCACCAGGCGGCACGGTGATCGATTATGAAGTCGAGTCACAGATCGGCGGCAAGCTTGCCCAGCTCGGTGCGCGCATGATCAATTCCGCCGCCGTCCGGATGGCAAGCGACTTTTTCACCAAGTTTGCGGACGTCGCTGAAACCGCGAGCGCCGCGTCTCGATAG
- a CDS encoding ABC transporter permease, with the protein MTMSLPGLVLNRVLLGIPTLLIIVTATFVLIRLAPGDPALILAGDAPTPEFLAAINERYGLDRPILEQLLIFLGQAIRFDLGTSIYYQQPVVDVVLQRAPATIILTASAILVAALAGVIFGVWAARHKGTNIDAGVGLASLLGYSLPAFWLGQLLILLFAVQLNILPAGGMTTARIQLSGAAYYLDVARHMVLPVLTLATFELGLIARFTRTAMVEALGRDYVLVARAKGGRMNYVVWKHAFPNAIVTTITIVGLEFGVLLGGAVVTETVFSWPGIGRLFYDAILRRDFPLLTGCFILSSIAVIVINLITDLLCAILDPRTRR; encoded by the coding sequence ATGACGATGAGCTTACCGGGATTGGTACTGAACAGGGTCCTGCTGGGCATCCCGACCCTGCTCATCATCGTCACGGCTACCTTCGTGTTGATCCGGCTGGCGCCGGGTGATCCGGCGCTTATCCTGGCGGGCGATGCTCCGACCCCGGAATTCCTGGCCGCGATCAACGAGCGCTACGGGCTTGACCGGCCAATCCTCGAACAGCTCCTGATCTTCCTCGGCCAAGCAATCCGGTTCGATCTGGGCACCTCAATCTACTACCAGCAGCCCGTCGTCGACGTCGTGCTGCAGCGCGCCCCGGCTACCATCATCCTTACGGCCTCCGCGATCCTGGTGGCGGCCCTGGCAGGCGTCATCTTCGGCGTCTGGGCCGCGCGCCACAAGGGCACCAACATCGATGCCGGGGTCGGCCTGGCCTCGCTGCTCGGCTACTCGCTCCCCGCCTTCTGGCTCGGCCAACTCCTGATTTTGCTGTTTGCGGTGCAGCTTAACATTCTCCCCGCCGGCGGCATGACCACCGCGCGCATTCAACTGTCGGGTGCCGCCTACTATCTGGACGTCGCGAGGCACATGGTACTTCCGGTGCTAACGCTCGCCACCTTCGAACTCGGCCTGATCGCGCGGTTTACGCGCACCGCAATGGTCGAAGCCTTGGGGCGTGACTATGTGCTCGTCGCGCGCGCCAAGGGCGGGCGCATGAACTACGTGGTCTGGAAACACGCGTTCCCGAACGCCATCGTCACCACGATCACCATCGTCGGGCTGGAGTTCGGCGTGCTGCTCGGTGGCGCTGTGGTGACGGAGACGGTGTTCAGCTGGCCGGGCATCGGGCGCCTGTTCTACGACGCCATCCTGCGCCGCGACTTCCCGCTGTTGACCGGTTGTTTCATTTTGTCGTCGATCGCCGTCATCGTGATCAACCTGATCACCGATCTGCTCTGCGCCATCCTCGACCCGCGGACCAGGAGGTAG
- a CDS encoding ABC transporter ATP-binding protein yields MIAPVPLRVEGICKRFGGLEALKDVSFVAPAGKITGLVGQNGAGKTTLINVITRQLTPDAGEVYAGPRRITRLATHQVAGAGLARTFQQLRLFANMSCLENVLLGLPKGRGESLAACLFTPGRVARQEAEDRAAARTILEAFGLGDRAEVSAAGLSYGLQKLLSLARLAAARAEIVLIDEPTSGLSGEAVERVANAVARFRDQGKTVVLVEHDMDVLFALSDHVVVLDQGQVLCQGTPAEIRINNEVREIYLGKGHAG; encoded by the coding sequence ATGATCGCGCCAGTTCCGCTCCGGGTCGAGGGCATTTGCAAGCGCTTCGGTGGCCTCGAGGCGTTGAAGGACGTGTCCTTCGTGGCACCTGCCGGCAAGATTACCGGCCTTGTCGGCCAGAACGGCGCCGGGAAGACGACGCTGATCAACGTGATCACGAGGCAGCTGACGCCTGACGCCGGCGAGGTCTATGCCGGTCCCCGACGCATCACGCGGCTTGCAACCCATCAGGTGGCGGGGGCGGGTTTGGCGCGGACCTTCCAGCAACTACGGCTCTTCGCCAACATGAGCTGCCTGGAAAACGTCTTGCTTGGCTTGCCGAAAGGCCGCGGTGAGAGCCTCGCGGCCTGCCTGTTCACGCCTGGTCGCGTGGCCCGGCAAGAGGCTGAAGATCGCGCGGCCGCACGCACGATCCTCGAAGCCTTTGGCCTCGGCGATCGCGCCGAGGTCAGCGCGGCCGGGCTTTCCTACGGCCTGCAAAAACTTTTGTCTCTGGCGCGGCTGGCCGCGGCGCGGGCCGAGATCGTGCTGATCGACGAGCCGACCTCCGGGCTTTCGGGCGAGGCGGTGGAGCGGGTGGCAAACGCTGTGGCCCGCTTCCGGGACCAGGGCAAGACAGTGGTTCTGGTCGAGCACGACATGGATGTGCTGTTTGCGCTCTCCGACCATGTTGTGGTGCTCGACCAAGGCCAAGTGCTGTGCCAGGGCACGCCGGCAGAAATCCGGATCAACAACGAGGTGCGCGAGATTTATCTCGGCAAGGGGCATGCGGGATGA